TCAGTTTAAATGGATGACACAATACTGCTtgtcatttaattaaaatagtgCTAAaaaatttgaagcgaaattgaAGACATCTTACGCGGATGCGTTCAGTCAGCTCCTCCTTCTCCGACTTGGGTACATCACTCCATCTAGCATAGCTCATGTCCAAGTGATGTTTTAATATCCATGTCACCCGCGTCGTAAGCATGGATGCATTTTCACAGCAAGGAGCAGTCTCTCCATCATTTATCTTTAATGGAATTTTCCCGTGCTTACGCAACTTATCAAACTCGGTGCTTTTTGCTGGGCCACGTCCCTATTTAGTGAGTACGTGGTTGACAACAGGTACTGTTGGCATGTCTGCAGCTGTAATAAAAACATGCATAATGTCAaacatcataatatataataaatgccATTTGTGCCAAAATATGCTTAACGTcaataatcttttaaaaatacacACTATTCTTTAACATTTTCATCTCTACTAGCCTCAGGTTGTGGGATTGGATGATCATGTGAAGTATGTACATTTTCAGCTCTACTAGGCTCAGGTTGTAGGATTGGAAAACTAGGTGAAGTCTCCCAAACCTGGCTGGGAGGCTGTGTTGAGTCATCAAAACTAGACTCAACACCATCCCGAGGGCTGTGGTATGAACTGATAATAGCTCCACGTGGTACTCGGGCTCGAGATGAATAAGGCACAAGTCGTCTAGGACGATTCCCTCACCCTCTCCCTCTTCCACGTCGTAAACACAGATCCATGGATGTTAATCCTGAATGTATAACACCTTATAAATTGACATCAGATTtgttattgaaataaaaatatgacagATATTTTTAGAACCCTATAGTCAAATTAATGAAGATGAAACAGTGTTGGAGTCCACTAAACTATAACAATtctaacatcattcattttccaTCAGTTAATGTATCAAATCCAACCAAAACTTTTCAGTACTAATTTCTGAAAAATCAAAATTCCACTACCAGGCAATTCCTCTACATCTTGTACAGATTCCATTTCTCTAGTCTGATGTTATCTTTGTACCAAACTCAAATGTAACAAATTGAAAACGTACGtttatactaataaataaaaatacttacATGTCAATCTCTAATGTGACTTCATAAAAAAGATATGATGTACACAGAAAATTCTTAACACACAGGTCACAATCAAATATGCTAAGTAGAACTTGAGCCATCACCTTCACTATTAGTAATCTACCTTTGGTTGTTGTTGTTGGTCTAATACACCCCACTACTATCTTGGTATTCTTGGGCTGAGGTTAGTTTACTGTCAAGGTATCACACTTAAAGTTTGTTATAAGTGCAAACTCTTTCCTTTGTGCATGTACCAAATAGTAATGTATGATCAGGTATTTTATACCCAActttatacataattttttataattccaaATGATAAATATGATCTACTGCCCTCCTGTAATTTTAATCTTACCCATGCCCCTCCCTTtcccccttccccccccccccccccccctccccccctaaaaaaaaaaaagaaataactcCTAATATACCTAcatggaatgccatatgtctGTACCCCCAGCTAGCAAAAGTAAGGAAAAAATGGGTTCGTAGGAGGAGAATCCCACCACAGTTGTACTCAAAACTACTTATGAACAACAACACCACATACCTGGAAATTTGGAGAAGCCTACTTGACTGTAAAAACCAAACTAACTCGAAGCTTGCACCTTAACTACATTGACTTAGCCACTGGTCATTAAAAACATCAATGTTTTTGTCTGCAGGAAGTGGAGAAAACTGAAGTACTCCAATCACCACAGAAATAGGAAGTAATGGATGAAATACCTTGAGCCTATCTTCAGCACAGAAACTGGAAATTTTGGAGGCAAGGAGGACTGAAATTTTTCTGAAATGTTTTTTGAACTCTGACCTGGCGAGAAGGAAGTTTTATCAGTTCTTGAACTGTGTTGCAAGTCTATATGTCAGCATACTTGATTTTCCCAAGCTAGAATTACTACTTTGCCCCTTATTTTACCTCCTTTTTGTAAAACTCCCGCCCATCTGTGGATATCCCACACTTCTCTTTTTGTAAAAACTCCCGCGCATCTGTGATATCCCATATCTACTTTTTGGTACCTGATATGACAAATTTTGCATAGTGTCAGTTTGGGAACTAGTACTGGTCTAGCATTCAGACAATGGTTACTCTGGCTTAATAATCCGTTAAACTTCATTCCCCTTGATTTACCAGATATATTGCATGGTTACTCATACATCTAAAATTTCCATGTATTTAGcatcaatatttatttaactgcCTTGGATCTAGATAGGATTCAAATTATTTGTTCACACTGTACATTTAAGTGATTAAATCTGGAGctgatttttatttacattttacatTGCAAATTTCAATGTAAAATTATGAGAGTACAAATTTTGCAAGTGAAGTCTAATTTACACaccaaaaattttgcaacaaatctTTATGCCCCTAATAAATGCCCCTATTTGtgccaatttttattttatattatcctGCCACCCTGCTAAATAATGCCGTGTTGAGACATGTATCATTCCAAAAACACATCTCTTGTCATGTAATTTACAAGAGATGCAGTTTTTAATTCACACCATGGTAAAGTAATACACCTGATTTGGGATTGGAAATGATATCCATTATTAGATATCATAGTGCATTAACAATTTCATCACTATTTACAACCTACTGTTTTGCACCTAAGGGTGCAATCATTTTTATTACCTGTATTCCATTTCATAAAACTTggcctttttttaataaagataaTGATActgcatttcacaatattttgaGAGTCAACTTAATCTCCCATCAATGGTTCAATTCTTCAAATAAACATCAATCGGTGGATATCTTATTGATTAAGCTGCTTATGCTAATATAATGGGCTAGTTGATGATGAACTTATGTTGCCACTAATGGCCATGCACTTTGCTGGATTTATAAGGTTAGTTTTTACTCTAAAACACAGGTCATAATAATGTGATTAGAAGATATTCCATCTTCTAATCCATACCACAACGGCCACACGCCTTTGGATCATGTACACCCTTTCACCTGCAATAAAGTCACAAACATCGAAGCTCAACATTAGTGGCTTGttatttagtatattttaatgTGTTTACAAAAAATGGCAATGAAAATTGGGCAAAGGATAAAAAGAGAACTAGAGTGTCTTCCAATCAATGGTGTACACCGGTCATATCGGACCCCATGCAACATATACCTGCTAAAACAAAACAATAGCTTGGTTAACCTGTTAAGAAAAAATGGCATGGGatcaatatttacaaatttcacTAACTATGTGTGCATCTACAACTTGCTTCAAATGAAGTAATGGTATTTGGGCAATGGCAACATACCATTACAAAATGATCATACACAGGGTGTTTACCTTCGAAACATATTCCAAAAaggatgtttattttgagaCGGACTCCTCATCTGTGGATAGGTCTTCATCATCAAAATATTCTCCATCCCCATATGCATCTGCTGAACCAGATGTAGCAAGGGAATCATCAATAAATGCTTGAGCTGAGTTTATGAATTGTGAAGGGATTGACATGACTTCGCATGCATCAACTTGCATCGGTTCTATATCAGTTCTATTTAATGGAGTTGAGACAGGAACATCATCACATTGCATAGGTATGTAATCGTATGATGATTCATCTTCCTGATATGCATCATCGTCACTAGATTGGCCATCAACATCTTCTACCACCTGCCTAACTGGTGGAATGTCATACACGTTCCGATTTGTGTATTTCTGCACTACATACCAATTTCTCTTTGATCGTAAATCTCTAATGTAAAAACACTGGGCAGCCTGGCATGCCAATACAaatggttcatccttataccaatTCTTGTCCATGTTGACACTAGTCATATGGTCGTCTACTCGTACCCCCCGTTTCttatcaccaacatcaaaccaCTCACAGCTGAACAAGTACACGCGACGACCTCCCATGTAGTGTAACTCCACAATATTGTTGATAACACCATAGAAATCTATATTATTAGACTAATGGTCACCAGTTACTAACACACCCGAATTCTGTGTTCGTCGTCGATGTTCACGCAATTTTGTATGGAACCTTTTTCCATTTACTATGCAAGCACCATATGATGCAACTACATTATCAGGACCGCATGCTAGGGCATATAGATCGGGAGAGACATCAAGTGGATTGTTGGATCGTTGGTCTTGAACCTACACAATATGGAGACGTTAAGAATACCACGTATACAATGTCAAAATAAATGGCATTGTAGTCTACCTTTCTAAATAGACTTGCATCAATCAACCCACTTACACGTTTCTTGAGCCACGTTGGGAACTCATTTTGATGTGTGCGATCAACAGAAGTTTCATTATTCACCTTACATTTCTCGTAGTGCTCTCTACACGCATAACACATGATAAgccatccatgtaggtatgtTACGTATGGGAgatgcaataaaaataaaaactacatttcttttatacaatgtttgaatataattgatATGTACTTACTCCAAGTAGGGTCCAATCTCAGTGCAGTTGTTAAGCACGTACCAACGAGCTATGATAAGGAGTTTATCTTTTACTCGCTCCTTATGTGCTATACCCAACGGACGGACTTTTTGGTTAAAAACTGAAAATCCATCTGTAGTCGGCTCTTCTTGCACATCAATATTGCGATCCGGTCGATTAAACCTCGTCTCAACATCATTAAGATACATTGAGCAAAAGGTCAGGCATTCGATGTGAATGTATGCTTCCGCAATTGAACCTTCTGGGTGTGCTTTATTTTTAACATACCGCTTAAATTTTCCCAAATACCTCTCAAATGGGTACATCCACCTGtattgtactggacccccaAGTATGGCCTCACGAAGTAAATGGACAGCTAGGTGAACCATGACGTCGAAAAATgatggagggaatatcatctccagCTTGCATAGAATGAGTATGATATCAGTTTGAAGCTGGGCTAGCTGAGTGATATCCAATGTTCTTGTGCACAATTCTTTAAAGAATATGCTTAGCTCAGTCAACGCCAAGGCAATATCGCTCCTTAAGTACCCACCGACAGCAATAGGAAGTAATCGTTGTAAAAAAACATGGCAATCATGGCTTTTCAACCCTGAAATTTTGCAATCACGTACAGAAACACAACGAGAGATATTGGAGACGAACCCATCTGGGAATTTCAAATTCGCCATCCAATGACAAAATGTACTCCTTTCATCTCCGTGTAACATGTACGATGCATGAGGCATTGAGATTTTATCACCTTCACACTTCAAATGTAATTCCTTTCTGAAACCCAATACCTCCAGATCACGTCTAGAGTTAATATTATCTTTAGTCTTTCCAGGAATATTCATTAAAGTGCCGAAGATGTTAtcgaatatatttttctcaatatgcatgacatctAAATTATGTCGGATACGAAGtgttgaccaataaggtaacTTGAAGAATATGCTGTGCTTCGTCCAATTCAACTCTTCAGAAGTGCGTTTTCGCTTCCTAAGAGATTTTCCAAATGAGACCTCCCCAAGCATCTGTAGCTGACGTAAAAGATCTATACCTTCTAACACCCTTGGTGGCATGCGATGATCAGCTTTACCATTGAACAACCATTTTTTCGTCCGCCAAATGTGGTTTGATGGAAGGAAACGTCGATGTCCCATATAACAGTGTTTTCGGCCATACTTCAACCAATTACAATCTGTGTTGGCATTGCAGCAAGGACATGCGTATTTTCCTTTTGTTGACCAGCCAGAAAGATTGCCATATGCTGGGAAGTCATTAATTGTCCACAATAAAGCAGCATGCAGCATGAACGTTTCCTTGGTGGAGGCATCATACGTAGGTACCCCATTTTCCCAAAGTTCTCGCAATTCATCTATCAATGGCTGCAAATAaacatcaatgtcattcccCAGTGATTTTGGCCCAGGAATAATGAGGGATGTCATAAAGAATtggtctttcatgcataaccacgGTGGCAAGTTATATGGGACAAGGATCACTGGCCATATGCTGTAAGGCTTAGCCATGTTATTGAAGGGATTGAAACCATCACTTGCCaaaccaagcctaacattgcgTGCATCATTAGCGAACCATCTATGGTCTGCATCAAATGTCTTCCAAGACTCGGAGTCGGCGGGATGCCTCAAATTATTCCCATCATTAACTCGctgctctttatgccatctcatattCGCAGCTATCTTTGTAGACAGATAAAGCCGCTGCAGTCTTGGCTTCAATGAAAAATGCCGCAACACCTTTTGAGGGATCACCCGTGTCCCATTTGTAGTTGGCATCCACCTCGAGGCCTTACATATAGGGCATGAATTCAATTCTGaattttccttccagaataagatgcagtcattaggacatgcatgaattttgtggTACTTGAAGCCCAAACCTCGCTCCAATGATCGTGACTCTTCATAAGAGTGCGGCAACCCAACATCCGGGAAGGCTGACCTCAACAACTCTAGGAGCATATCAAATGACTTAATTGACCAACGGCCAAttgttttaatatgtaacaacTTGACAATGAACGACAATTTCGAGAATTTTGTACAGCCATTGAAAAGTGGACGTCGGGCATCCTCTAATAGCTGATCAAAAGATGACATTGAAAATGATGCAGGTACTGAATCATGAATTGGCATTGGTGTGCTGCTTTGGGGTACATCGACGTTTTTCCCAGCCCATATGTCGTCTAACAAATGGTCCATGTCATCAATGAATTCATCATCATCACTCATCTCGGCATCTTCATCATCCATGTTCAAATTCTGGGTTTCCTCTTCACCATGGAAAATCCATTCAGTGTAGTTAGGATCAATCCCTTTTATGAACAAGTGACTCTCTACGATCAATAAAGGCAGGAAAAGATTATTACTACATATCCGGCAGGGGCACTGAATGCGATTGTTTCCCATGGCGTGGTTTTGTGCCATTTGGAGAAAATTCCTAACACCTTCGGCATAAGCAGGTGAGCGAAGTCTATTGGGCAgattcatccaacttttgtccatctaaaaataatgaaacaaCTACATTAATTGAAAACAACTATCATACGCCAAAAGCCAAGGGTATCAATGCATCTTACTATCAACCATGTAGAGGAGTAaagatatttattaaatatggaTCATAATTGTTTTAACTAACCAATTGCATGAGTGGGAGAGTGCAGGTAAATGGATGCTGGTGGCCAGCTGTTTCAAAATGTTGTTACGTAGGCATCTAGTGCTATATATGGTGTTAAAGGTGAAGTTGGCGGTGACAAGCTTGGATTGCTATTCTTGGGCTTGGGAGAGAAGACGCGTTGAAAATAAACGATAGCAGGTTGTGAGGTGGGATTGCATGGATGTTAATTACACAGGGTTTATTGAGCAATTTACACAGGTATATTGATGGTTGGATGCACTGGAAATCAGTTAATGTAATGGTTTTTAAGTGCCCAAAAAATGGGTATTATAACAAATGATGAGAAGAGCATAGCACTAAATGAGAGCACTAGTCGGTCTTTCAAGAGTAGCACTTTAAATGACCGAATGCATAAAATTCACTTACATTAGTTagtaatagagagagagagagagagagagagagagagagagagagagagtacgaATTTATAGGAACACACAAATAGGTCAAAAGAAGAACatacaaataaatgaaaacatcTTCAATAAACAAGATGATCATGGACAGATTTAGTTCATGAGGTTAGGCTAGGAGATGTGGGTGTAATTCTATATATGATTTGAACACAGGTACTTGATACATGCATGCTTTTTCCAACCCCACACTGGAATCTACTGtgtttgctttaaattttaaataacacGGATgtttaattacttaattattctTTTCATGTCTGAAAATTCCTTGGTAATTAGGTATAGCAGTGGTAATGCTAGCTGCCTCTCTCATGGCATTTCTTTCACATTAATAGTTTTCAATTTGAATGTTGATATTgataatatattcattttattgaGCTTGAAATGACTCTACCTGTGGCATTCTTGCAAGTACTGCAGTTGTTGCCCCAAGGCTGCTGCCTCCCTACCATACAAAACTATCATGCATGCAGTAGATATATATTAGTCTATGGAATATGGATCATAATGATCGTTTGACTTTTAAGTCATGTACTAAGAGTACTACAtgactaaatatatattttcttttattctttatttcgAAGATGGCATGAAGGATGCATGactaaatcatttaaaaactcTCGTGAATACTCATGTATAAGCATATATAGcagttaattaatatatgagatCAAATGCTATagctataaaaataaactcacaaactgatgtaatttcatataatacattaaatttactttgcaaaaaaaaatgactttatGATTTAACACATTTGATCAAACCActtcaatttgtgagtttaattTTATGGTATATCTTTATGACTAACGCATTTctccttattatatatatacacattattaATTAACTATATTAGTTAAACTTAATATTTGAGTATATGGGATCTATATATGAATTATGAATGGCTGGCATTGAAAGTGAGTTAAAAGCACATAACATGCATGCAAGGTAATTAATTATAACCTGCAGTACCAGATCGATGCCTATTCACAAG
This is a stretch of genomic DNA from Carya illinoinensis cultivar Pawnee chromosome 3, C.illinoinensisPawnee_v1, whole genome shotgun sequence. It encodes these proteins:
- the LOC122305652 gene encoding uncharacterized protein LOC122305652 isoform X2; its protein translation is MIPLLHLVQQMHMGMENILMMKTYPQMRSPSQNKHPFWNMFRRYMLHGVRYDRCTPLIGRHSSERVYMIQRRVAVVVPKSRYGISQMRGSFYKKRSVGYPQMGGSFTKRRSEFKKHFRKISVLLASKISSFCAEDRLKVFHPLLPISVVIGVLQFSPLPADKNIDVFNDQWLSQCS
- the LOC122305652 gene encoding uncharacterized protein LOC122305652 isoform X1, with product MGGRRVYLFSCEWFDVGDKKRGVRVDDHMTSVNMDKNWYKDEPFVLACQAAQCFYIRDLRSKRNWYVVQKYTNRNVYDIPPVRQVVEDVDGQSSDDDAYQEDESSYDYIPMQCDDVPVSTPLNRTDIEPMQVDACEVMSIPSQFINSAQAFIDDSLATSGSADAYGDGEYFDDEDLSTDEESVSK
- the LOC122304759 gene encoding uncharacterized protein LOC122304759; amino-acid sequence: MTSVVERYNKEKEKLDKQYSRPANIEVKMDKSWMNLPNRLRSPAYAEGVRNFLQMAQNHAMGNNRIQCPCRICSNNLFLPLLIVESHLFIKGIDPNYTEWIFHGEEETQNLNMDDEDAEMSDDDEFIDDMDHLLDDIWAGKNVDVPQSSTPMPIHDSVPASFSMSSFDQLLEDARRPLFNGCTKFSKLSFIVKLLHIKTIGRWSIKSFDMLLELLRSAFPDVGLPHSYEESRSLERELNSCPICKASRWMPTTNGTRVIPQKVLRHFSLKPRLQRLYLSTKIAANMRWHKEQRVNDGNNLRHPADSESWKTFDADHRWFANDARNVRLGLASDGFNPFNNMAKPYSIWPVILVPYNLPPWLCMKDQFFMTSLIIPGPKSLGNDIDVYLQPLIDELRELWENGVPTYDASTKETFMLHAALLWTINDFPAYGNLSGWSTKGKYACPCCNANTDCNWLKYGRKHCYMGHRRFLPSNHIWRTKKWLFNGKADHRMPPRVLEGIDLLRQLQMLGEVSFGKSLRKRKRTSEELNWTKHSIFFKLPYWSTLRIRHNLDVMHIEKNIFDNIFGTLMNIPGKTKDNINSRRDLEVLGFRKELHLKCEGDKISMPHASYMLHGDERSTFCHWMANLKFPDGFVSNISRCVSVRDCKISGLKSHDCHVFLQRLLPIAVGGYLRSDIALALTELSIFFKELCTRTLDITQLAQLQTDIILILCKLEMIFPPSFFDVMVHLAVHLLREAILGGPVQYRWMYPFERYLGKFKRYVKNKAHPEGSIAEAYIHIECLTFCSMYLNDVETRFNRPDRNIDVQEEPTTDGFSVFNQKVRPLGIAHKERVKDKLLIIARWYVLNNCTEIGPYLEEHYEKCKVNNETSVDRTHQNEFPTWLKKRVQDQRSNNPLDVSPDLYALACGPDNVVASYGACIVNGKRFHTKLREHRRRTQNSGVLVTGDH